The Polyangiaceae bacterium genome includes the window ATGTGGTGCTCGATTGGCGGTTTTTCTGCCTCCACGTGCATCACGCGGCGGCCGAATCCCGCAAGGAGCCATTGCCTTGGAACTCTTCGTCTATTCAGCACCGGTCGCGGGCGTGCTCGCGCTCATCTTCGCCTACGTGAAAGCCATGAAGGTCAACGCCCAAGATGCGGGCACTGACAACATGAAGGAGATCGCTGCGCTCATCCGTGAGGGCGCGATGGCCTTCTTGGCTCGCGAGTACAAGGTGCTCGCCGGCTTCGTGGTGTTCGTGGCGGCCCTGCTCGCCTTCGCAAACATGGGTGACAAGCCCGGCCACAGCCCACTCATCGCCGCGTCCTTCGTCGTTGGTGCTTTCGCCAGTGGGCTGGCGGGGTTCTTCGGCATGCGGGTGGCCACGGCGGCCAACGTACGCACGACGGCGGCGGCACGAACCGGCCTGGAGAAGGCCCTCGACGTCGCCTTCAGCGGCGGCACCGTGATGGGCATGAGCGTGGTGGGTCTGGCCACCCTGGGCCTCGGTGGTCTCTACATCGCCTTCACCATGTCGGTGTTCCCCAACTCGATGGAGACGACCATCAACGTGCTCACTGGCTTCTCGATGGGCGCCAGCTCGATCGCGCTCTTCGCTCGCGTGGGTGGTGGCATCTACACCAAGGCCGCAGACGTCGGCGCCGACTTGGTGGGCAAGGTGGAGAGTGGACTGCCCGAAGACGATCCGCGCAACCCCGCCGTGATCGCGGACAACGTCGGCGACAACGTCGGTGACGTGGCCGGCATGGGCGCGGATCTGTTCGAGTCCTACGTGGGCGCCATCATCGGCGCCATGGTGCTCGGATACGGTGCCTCCGCGATTCAGCAGGGGAACTTTGGACCCATCGTGTTGCCCCTGGCGATCGCCGCCGGCGGCATCGTCTGCTCCATTCTCGGCACCTTCGTGGTGCGTGTGAAAGAAGGCGGCAACCCCCAGGTCGCTCTCGACACCGGTTCTTTTGGTGCTGCTGCGGTGATGGCTGGCGCGACCTTCTACCTGGCAAAGGCCTTGTGGCCCGAAGGTGGCACTGAGCTTTCCGGACAAACCGTCCAGTGGACGGACGTCGGTATCGCCACGGTGATCGGCCTCGCCACCGGCGTCGCCGTTGGTCTCATCACCAGCTACTACTGCTCGATGGACAAGCCCCCGGTCAACGGCGTCGCCGAGCAGAGCAAGACCGGAACTGCGACGAAC containing:
- a CDS encoding sodium-translocating pyrophosphatase produces the protein MELFVYSAPVAGVLALIFAYVKAMKVNAQDAGTDNMKEIAALIREGAMAFLAREYKVLAGFVVFVAALLAFANMGDKPGHSPLIAASFVVGAFASGLAGFFGMRVATAANVRTTAAARTGLEKALDVAFSGGTVMGMSVVGLATLGLGGLYIAFTMSVFPNSMETTINVLTGFSMGASSIALFARVGGGIYTKAADVGADLVGKVESGLPEDDPRNPAVIADNVGDNVGDVAGMGADLFESYVGAIIGAMVLGYGASAIQQGNFGPIVLPLAIAAGGIVCSILGTFVVRVKEGGNPQVALDTGSFGAAAVMAGATFYLAKALWPEGGTELSGQTVQWTDVGIATVIGLATGVAVGLITSYYCSMDKPPVNGVAEQSKTGTATNIIAGLGLGMQSTALPILCIAGGVIGAAHFAGLYGVAIAALGMLSTTGIQLAVDAYGPIADNAGGIAEMSHQKKEVRERTDKLDAVGNTTAAIGKGFAIGSAAMTALALFAAFSQQANITGIDLSKPKVMAGVFLGGMLPFLFSSLAMAAVGEAAMDMIEEVRRQFREIEGLLEGKAKPDTARCVDISTQAAIKRMMLPGALAIFTPVAIGFGMGAEALGGVLAGVTVSGVLLALFMSNAGGAWDNAKKSFEGGGFKMKDGSLHPKGSEAHKAAVVGDTVGDPFKDTAGPSLNILVKLMSVVALVIAPLIALH